The window GCGCTGCCGATGATCCTCGGCACGGTGTGCATCGGCCTGATCGTGCTGCTGGTGCAGAGCGTCGAAGATGAAAAAGAGGTGATCGCCGCGCGCCAGGCCAAGCTGGCGCTGGATATCGCCCACAAGACGCTGCCCTATTTTCGCAACATCAACAGCGAATCGCTGGCCACCATTTGCGATATCATCCGCCAGGACATCCGCGCCGACGCGGTGGCGATCACCGATACCCATCAGGTGCTGGCTTACGTCGGCGTGGGGCGCGAAGCCTACCCGATCGGCCGCGAAGGGCTGAGCCGCGTTACCCGCGAAAGTATTCGCCACGGCAAAATCATCATCAAAAACAACCTGGAAAACCCGGCCGCGCCGCAGATCCATTCGCAGCTGGTGGTGCCGCTGTGGGAAAAGGGCGAAGTGACCGGCGCGCTGAAAATTTACTACTGCCACGCTCACCAGATCACCAACACGCTGAAGGTGATGGCGGTCGGGCTGTCGCAGATCATCTCCACCCAGATGGAGGTTTCGCGCATCGAGCATCTGCGCCAGATGGCGGATAAAGCCGAAATGCGCGCGCTGCAGAGCAAGATTAACCCGCACTTCCTGTTCAACGCGCTGAACGCCATCTCTTCCTCCATCCGCCTGAATCCGGACACCGCGCGCCAGCTGATCATCAATCTGTCGCGCTACCTGCGCTACAACCTGGAGCTGAACGACGAACTGATCGATATCCGCAAGGAGCTGCATCAGATCCAGGATTACATCGCCATCGAACAGGCGCGCTTCGGCGCCAAGCTGACGGTGATTTACGACATCGACGACGACGTCTCGGTGCGCATTCCGAGCCTGCTGATCCAGCCGCTGGTGGAGAACGCCATCGTGCACGGCATCCAGCCCTGCAAGGGCAAAGGGGTGGTGGTGATCGCGGTGAAAGATCAGGGCGATCGGGTGAAAATATCGGTGAAGGATACCGGCCACGGCATCAATCAGGAAACCATCGATCGGGTGGCGCGCAACGAGATGCCGGGCCACAATATCGGCCTGCTCAACGTACACCACCGCGTGTCGCTGCTGTACGGTGAAGGGCTGCATATCCGCCGCCTGGAGCCGGGCACCGAAATCGCGTTCTACATCAGCAAAAACGGCGGCAAGCTGCATCAGGAACCGAGCGCGCCGCCGGTCGGGGAGGCCTCATGAAAGCCATCATCGTGGAAGACGAATTCCTCGCGCAGGAAGAACTCAGCTACCTGATCAAGAAACACAGCAATATCGATATCGTCGCCACTTTCGAGGATGGCCTCGACGTCCTCAAATACCTGCAGACCCACCAGGTCGACGCCATTTTCCTCGACATCAACATCCCGTCGCTGGACGGCGTGTTACTGGCGCAAAACATCAGCAAATTCGCGCATCGCCCGTCTATCGTGTTCATCACCGCCTATAAAGAGCACGCGGTGGAAGCGTTCGAGATCGAAGCGTTCGACTATATCCTCAAGCCCTATCACGAGGCGCGCATCGTCACCATGCTGCAAAAGCTGGAGGCGCTGCATCATCGCCCCGCCGGCGCGGCGGAACCGACCAGCGCGCCGAGCCGCGGCAGCCACAGCATCAACCTGATCAAAGACGAGCGGATCATCGTTACCGACATCAACGACATCTATTACGCCGCCGCCGATGAAAAGGTGACGCGGGTCTACACTCGCCGGGAAGAATTCGTGATGCCGATGAACCTCACCGAGTTTTACGGCCGGCTGCCGGAAGAACATTTCTTCCGCTGCCACCGCTCTTACTGCGTTAACCTGGCCAAGATCCGCGAGATCGTGCCCTGGTTCAACAATACCTACATTCTGCGGCTGAGCGATCTTGAGTTTGAAGTGCCGGTCAGCCGCAGCAAGGTGAAAGAGTTTCGCAAGCTGATGCGCCTGTAAGCGCTTACCAGCGCGGGCCCGGACGGTAGTAATAGCCGGGCGGTGGCGGCATGCGGTAATGCGGCCGATCTCGCCAGTCGCGCCGCGGCGGCCCGTAGTAAATCACCCGTGGCGGCGGGCCGTAATAGTACCCGCGCGGGCGTTCATACCGGTGATGATCGGCCCACCAACGCGGATCGCGCCAGCGATAGCCGTCCCAGTAGTGGCCGCGATGATCGCGATCGCCGATATGCAACGACAGGCCCGGCACGTTCACGCCGATGGACACGTCGGCCTGGCTCGCCAGCGGCAGCGCCAGCAGCGCGGCCAGTAACAACAGCGTTTTTTTCATTTCATGGACTCCTGCAGAGCGGACCTCGTCCGATCGCAGATAACATAGTCCCGCGCTCGCCGCCGCTCTATAGGCGCAATGCCGATTTACGCCTTGCAGACGCATCCTTCACAATTTCACCACAATCATTCACCGGCGATTAACAATAAATCGTTGATATCTTTGATGTAGATCACGTGTCACCCCCGGCATTTCACGCGCTTTTCGGCGCAAAAACGGCAACTCACGCCGTATAAAATGCATTTCATTCCTTCCATCGTGCAACTCATTCCCGATCCGCCGCCCGCCGGGGGCGCCGGCCATATAATAAGCCCATACCGCGGGAACACAGATTCACCCCGCAAATTTCAGCCAACGGCTCACGCCCGGCAACGCACACACAGGAAGGAGACCGGCCATGAACACCAAACCGGCAAATCGCAGCTTAATCGTTCTCGGCACCATCATCTGTCAGATGGGTCTGGGCACCATCTACACCTGGAGCCTGTTCAACCAGCCGCTGGTCGACAAGTTCCACTGGGGGCTGGCGGACGTCGCCACCACCTTCTCCATCACCAGCTTCTTCCTGGCCTTCGCCACGCTGTTCGCCGGCAAGCTGCAAGAACGCTTCGGCATCCGCAATCTGACGCTGTGTTCCGGCATCCTGGTCGGCCTGGGTCTCATCGCCAGCGCCCACGTCAGCTCGCTTGACATGATTTACCTGCTGGCCGGCGTGGTGGTGGGCTTTGCGGTCGGTATCGCCTACATCTCCACCCTGTCCAACCTGATTAAGTGGTTCCCCGCCAACAAAGGCCTGATTTCCGGCATCTCGGTCGGCGCCTTCGGCAGCGGCAGCCTGCTGTTCAAATACGTCAACGCCGCCCTGATCGCTGACGTCGGCGTTTCCGGCGCCTTCTTCTACTGGGGTGCCATCGTGATGGGCCTGATCGTCGTCGGTTCCCTGTTGCTGAAAGAGCCGGTGCTGGCGGCCAACGCCGCACAGCAAGGCGCCAATGGTCTGGGCAACGACTTCAGCGTGCGCCAGATGCTGGCCACCAAAGAAGCCTACCTGCTGTTCACCATCTTCTTCGCTGCCTGCATGAGCGGTCTGTACCTGATTGGCATCGTGAAAGACATGGGCGTGCAGCTGGCCGGGATGGACTTGGCTACCGCCGCCAACACCGTGTCCGCCGTCGCCATCTTCAACACCGCCGGCCGCATCATCCTGGGTACGCTGTCCGATAAAGTAGGCCGCATGCGCGTCATCAGCTTCACCATGCTGGTTACCGTGCTGGCGATTGTCGCCCTGAGCTTCATGACCCTGAACCACACGCTGTTCTTCATCTGCGTCGGCGCGGTGGCCTTCTGCTTCGGCGGCAACATCACCGTGTTCCCGGCGATTGTCGGCGACTTCTTCGGCCTGAAAAACCACAGCAAAAACTACGGCATCATCTACCAGGGCTTCGGCCTGGGCGCGCTGGCCGGTTCGTTCGTCGCCAAATACTTCGGCGGCTTCCACGCCACCTTCATGGTGATTGGCGTCCTGTCCGCCGCTTCTTTGCTGATTACGCTGTTCATCAAAGCGCCGAAGGCGGTGGAAATGGAAAGCGAAGAAACCGCACAGGCGGCGGAGCTGGCCAAAGCCTGATACCCCGCGAAAACGACAAGGGGCGCAACCTGCGGGTTGCGCCCCTTTTTTATTGCCCTGCCGCGCGGCTTACAGCCGCATGCCCAGCGTCTGGCGCAGATGCGCGCCGGCCCCCAACAGGCCCGGTTGACCATGGGTTATCATGAACACCGGAATGTCGCGCACATAGTCGCGGAAGCGCCCCTTGTCTTCGAAGGCGGCGCGGAAGCCCGAGGCCTTGAAGAATTCCATAAAGCGCGGCACGATGCCGCCGGCGATGTACACGCCGCCAAAGGTGCCCAGATTCAGCGCCAGGTTGCCGCCGAAGCGCCCCATGATCACGCAAAACAGCGACAGCGCACGGCGGCAGTCGATGCAGCTGTCGGCCAGCGCCCGCTCGGTAATGTCCTTCGGCGCCAGTTTCTCCGGCAGGCGGTTGTCCGCCTTGACGATGGCGCGATACAGGTTGACCAGGCCCGGCCCGGACAGCACGCGCTCGGCGGAAACGTGCCCCACTTCACCGCGTAGCACCTCCAGAATAATGTCTTCTTCTTCGCTGTTCGGTGCGAAATCGACATGGCCGCCCTCGCCCGGCAGGCTGACCCAGCGGCGATCGACCTGCACCAGGTGGGCAACACCCAGCCCGGTGCCGGCGCCGTACACCGCGATCGGTTTGCCCGGCTGCGCATCGCCGCCGCCAAACTGCAGCACGTCGTCCGGCGAGAGCATCGGGATCGCCATCGAGACGGCGGTGAAATCGTTGATCACTTCCAGGTGACTCAGCCCCAGGCTGGCCTTCATTTCTTTGATCGAGAACGCCCAGCTGTGGTTGGTCATCGCGACCCAGTCTTCCGTCACCGGGCAGGCGATCGCGATGCAGGCGTCCTGCACCTCGATATCGCACGCTTTCAGATAGTGGCGGATCACCGCCTCCAGGCTGTCGAACTCCAGGCCGGAATAGGTTTTCGCCTGGGTAATCTCACCCGTCGCAACAGTGCACAACGCCAGGCGGGCATTGGTGCCGCCAACATCACCCACGAGGGCATAGGTCATTGATTTCGTCTCCGCAAAATGAAAAATAACACGCTGCCCACACTGTAAAATCCTGCTGCGAAAACAACAATCACCCGCCTCGGATCTGCACCTCAATAGCGATCCGGATCACAAAAAACGTTTCAGCTTGCCCGCTATGCCGCGATTTGAAACAAATTGCGGCAAAAAATGCCCCCCGGCGACTGTTAACCGCCATCGCAGCCGGGCAATATCAATGCGTGCCTGCGCGCCGATAGTCTGGCAAGCTGTGGCCACTGCCCAACCACCCGCTCTCCCTGCCCCGCAGGGAGGCATCGACAAGGGATTATTCATGCTGCATCCGCGCGCCAATGCCATGTTGGCCTTTGCTTTGCCTGCGCTGATTATCGGTTCCGCTTCCAGTATGGTGCTGCTGTTGGTGATGAAAATTGCCGCCGCATTGCAGCAATTACTGTGGGTGACGCTGCCCGATGCGCTAAGCCTGGACGCCCAGTCGCCCTGGTGGCCGGTTGCGATGCTGACGCTGACCGGCGTGGCGGTCGGCCTGATCGTGCGTTATATGCCGGGTCACGCCGGGCCGGATCCGGCGACGGAATCGCTGATCGGCATGCCGCTGCCGCTCTCCGCCCTGCCGGGGTTGGGGTTGGCGCTGATCGTCGGCCTGGCCGGCGGCGTCAGTCTGGGGCCGGAGAACCCGATCACCGCTATCAACATCGCACTGGCGGCGGCGGCCGGCGCGCGCCTGCTGCCGAAAGTGCCGCGCATGGACTGGATCATCCTGGCCGCGGCAGGCACCATCGGCGCAATGTTCGGCACACCGGTCGCCGCCGCGCTGATCTTTTCGCAAACCCTGGCCGGCAATAACGAAACGCCGCTGTGGGATCGGCTGTTCGCCCCGCTGGTGGCCGCCGCCGCCGGCGCGGTCACCACCCAGATGTTCTTCGTGCCCAATTTCGCCCTGCAGCTCGACGCCTACGACGTGACGCGGCTGCCGGACATCTTCAGCGGCGCCATCGTGGCGCTGATCGCCATCGCGCTCGGCATGGTGGCGCTGTGGTGTTTCCCGCACGTTCACCGCCTGTTCCATTCAATGAAGAATCCGGTGTTGATGTTAGGGCTGGGCGGCTTTGTGCTGGGGCTGCTGGCGCTGTTGGGCGGAGAGATTACCCTGTTCAAGGGGCTGGATGAGATGAAACGCCTGGCGGTGGACGACAGCTATTCGGTGCCGGCGCTGTTGACCATTACCCTGACCAAGCTGGCGGCGCTGGTGATCGCCGCCGCCTGCGGTTTTCGCGGCGGGCGCATCTTCCCGGCGGTGTTCGTCGGCGCGGCGCTGGGCCTGATGCTGCATCAGCACGTTCCGGCGGTGCCGGCGGCGATCACCGTCTCCTGCGCCATCATGGGGCTGGTGCTGGTGGTGACCCGCGACGGCTGGCTGAGCCTGTTTATGGCGGTGGCGGTAGTGCCGGATCTGCACCTGCTGCCGGTCTTGTGCATCGTGATGCTGCCCGCCTGGCTGGCGCTGGCGGGCAAACCGCTGATGCTGGTAAACCGCCGGCAACCGCCGCACGACGATTAGGCCAGCGCGAACGCCGCGGCGGCGCGGGCGTGGATCGCGGTGGTGTCGAACACCGGCACCGACGCATCCCGCTCGCTCACCAGCAAGCCTATTTCGGTGCAGCCGAAAATAATCCCCTGCGCCCCCTGCTGTTCCAGATCGCTGATGATCCGGCGATACTCGTCGCGCGAGGCGTCGCGAATTTTGCCGAGGCACAGCTCGTCATAGATGATGCGGTGCACAATGTCACGATCGGCGCTGACCGGCGTCACCACGTCGATGCCGTGCAATTCCTGCAGGCGGCCGCGGTAGAAGGTCTGATCCATGGTAAAACGCGTGCCCAGCAGCCCGACGCGGCGAATGTTTTTCTCCCGCACCTGCAGCGCCGTGGCATCGGCGATGTGAATCAGCGGCAGGCCGCTGGCCTGCTCGACCGCCTCCGCCACCTTGTGCATGGTGTTGGTGCAGATCACGATGGCTTCGGCGCCGGCGGCGCGCAACGCCACCGCGGCCTCGGCCAACAGCCGGCCGGCGCCGTCCCAATCGCCCTGGTGCTGCAAGCGCTCAATCTCCTGGAAATCGACGCTGTAGAGCACGATTTTGGCCGAATGCAGCCCGCCGAGGCGCGCCTTTACCTGCTCGTTGATGGTGCGGTAATACGGAATGGTGGATTCCCAGCTCATGCCGCCCAGCAGACCCAACACTTTCATCCTTCGATCCTCAGCATTTCCGACGATCCTCTGACCTTACCTGAGAATCGTCAGTCTGACGACGCCTTATTTGGCGCCGGAATTGATCGGCTGGCGCGCCTCGAACCAGCGCTGGCGCAGCGTGTCGTACAGCCAGTTATAGGCCATGGTGTACGGCAGGAAGAACAGGAAGAAACCGATTTCCAGCATAAACGCCTGCGCCCAGGAGATACTCAGCATCCAGGCGGCGATCGGCACGCCGATCAGGATAAAACCGGCTTCAAAGCCGACGGCGTGCAGCGCGCGCACCTTCAGGTTACGCACCACCCGGCTGACCGGCCACAGGCGGTCGAACACCGTGTTGTAAACCATGTTCCACAGCATCGCGACGGTGGACAGCATCACCGCCAACGCGCCGACCTGCACCATTGAGCGGTTCAGCAGCCACGCGCCCAGCGGGGCGCAAACCATCACGGCGATGGCCTCGAAACCGACGGCGTGGACGATACGTTCAATGAGAGACTTGTTTTGCAGTTGCATACATCACCTTTTTTTCAACAGTTGTTGCGAAAGCCTGGTGATTATCATCGCTTTTTTGGGTAGATTAAAAATAGGTTCCATCGATAAAGTAGATATATCATGCATTATTCCCCGGAAGCGTTGCAGGCGTTCGTGGAAGCCGCCGCCCTCGGCTCATT of the Serratia marcescens subsp. marcescens ATCC 13880 genome contains:
- a CDS encoding sensor histidine kinase — translated: MLLAVFDRAALMLICLFFLTRTRLFRQLLQKEDHTPLELGIVTAIFSLFALFSTYSGINVEGSLVNVRVIAIMAGGILFGPWVGIVTGIIAGVHRYLIDIGGITSVPCLITSIIAGISAGYINLKVRKEQRWRAGIVGGMLCESLTMLLIVLWAKPTELGLDIVSQIALPMILGTVCIGLIVLLVQSVEDEKEVIAARQAKLALDIAHKTLPYFRNINSESLATICDIIRQDIRADAVAITDTHQVLAYVGVGREAYPIGREGLSRVTRESIRHGKIIIKNNLENPAAPQIHSQLVVPLWEKGEVTGALKIYYCHAHQITNTLKVMAVGLSQIISTQMEVSRIEHLRQMADKAEMRALQSKINPHFLFNALNAISSSIRLNPDTARQLIINLSRYLRYNLELNDELIDIRKELHQIQDYIAIEQARFGAKLTVIYDIDDDVSVRIPSLLIQPLVENAIVHGIQPCKGKGVVVIAVKDQGDRVKISVKDTGHGINQETIDRVARNEMPGHNIGLLNVHHRVSLLYGEGLHIRRLEPGTEIAFYISKNGGKLHQEPSAPPVGEAS
- a CDS encoding LytR/AlgR family response regulator transcription factor, which translates into the protein MKAIIVEDEFLAQEELSYLIKKHSNIDIVATFEDGLDVLKYLQTHQVDAIFLDINIPSLDGVLLAQNISKFAHRPSIVFITAYKEHAVEAFEIEAFDYILKPYHEARIVTMLQKLEALHHRPAGAAEPTSAPSRGSHSINLIKDERIIVTDINDIYYAAADEKVTRVYTRREEFVMPMNLTEFYGRLPEEHFFRCHRSYCVNLAKIREIVPWFNNTYILRLSDLEFEVPVSRSKVKEFRKLMRL
- a CDS encoding DUF2502 domain-containing protein, with the protein product MKKTLLLLAALLALPLASQADVSIGVNVPGLSLHIGDRDHRGHYWDGYRWRDPRWWADHHRYERPRGYYYGPPPRVIYYGPPRRDWRDRPHYRMPPPPGYYYRPGPRW
- a CDS encoding L-lactate MFS transporter codes for the protein MNTKPANRSLIVLGTIICQMGLGTIYTWSLFNQPLVDKFHWGLADVATTFSITSFFLAFATLFAGKLQERFGIRNLTLCSGILVGLGLIASAHVSSLDMIYLLAGVVVGFAVGIAYISTLSNLIKWFPANKGLISGISVGAFGSGSLLFKYVNAALIADVGVSGAFFYWGAIVMGLIVVGSLLLKEPVLAANAAQQGANGLGNDFSVRQMLATKEAYLLFTIFFAACMSGLYLIGIVKDMGVQLAGMDLATAANTVSAVAIFNTAGRIILGTLSDKVGRMRVISFTMLVTVLAIVALSFMTLNHTLFFICVGAVAFCFGGNITVFPAIVGDFFGLKNHSKNYGIIYQGFGLGALAGSFVAKYFGGFHATFMVIGVLSAASLLITLFIKAPKAVEMESEETAQAAELAKA
- the glk gene encoding glucokinase — encoded protein: MTYALVGDVGGTNARLALCTVATGEITQAKTYSGLEFDSLEAVIRHYLKACDIEVQDACIAIACPVTEDWVAMTNHSWAFSIKEMKASLGLSHLEVINDFTAVSMAIPMLSPDDVLQFGGGDAQPGKPIAVYGAGTGLGVAHLVQVDRRWVSLPGEGGHVDFAPNSEEEDIILEVLRGEVGHVSAERVLSGPGLVNLYRAIVKADNRLPEKLAPKDITERALADSCIDCRRALSLFCVIMGRFGGNLALNLGTFGGVYIAGGIVPRFMEFFKASGFRAAFEDKGRFRDYVRDIPVFMITHGQPGLLGAGAHLRQTLGMRL
- a CDS encoding ion channel protein, whose translation is MLHPRANAMLAFALPALIIGSASSMVLLLVMKIAAALQQLLWVTLPDALSLDAQSPWWPVAMLTLTGVAVGLIVRYMPGHAGPDPATESLIGMPLPLSALPGLGLALIVGLAGGVSLGPENPITAINIALAAAAGARLLPKVPRMDWIILAAAGTIGAMFGTPVAAALIFSQTLAGNNETPLWDRLFAPLVAAAAGAVTTQMFFVPNFALQLDAYDVTRLPDIFSGAIVALIAIALGMVALWCFPHVHRLFHSMKNPVLMLGLGGFVLGLLALLGGEITLFKGLDEMKRLAVDDSYSVPALLTITLTKLAALVIAAACGFRGGRIFPAVFVGAALGLMLHQHVPAVPAAITVSCAIMGLVLVVTRDGWLSLFMAVAVVPDLHLLPVLCIVMLPAWLALAGKPLMLVNRRQPPHDD
- a CDS encoding aspartate/glutamate racemase family protein, coding for MKVLGLLGGMSWESTIPYYRTINEQVKARLGGLHSAKIVLYSVDFQEIERLQHQGDWDGAGRLLAEAAVALRAAGAEAIVICTNTMHKVAEAVEQASGLPLIHIADATALQVREKNIRRVGLLGTRFTMDQTFYRGRLQELHGIDVVTPVSADRDIVHRIIYDELCLGKIRDASRDEYRRIISDLEQQGAQGIIFGCTEIGLLVSERDASVPVFDTTAIHARAAAAFALA
- a CDS encoding multidrug/biocide efflux PACE transporter, producing MQLQNKSLIERIVHAVGFEAIAVMVCAPLGAWLLNRSMVQVGALAVMLSTVAMLWNMVYNTVFDRLWPVSRVVRNLKVRALHAVGFEAGFILIGVPIAAWMLSISWAQAFMLEIGFFLFFLPYTMAYNWLYDTLRQRWFEARQPINSGAK